A window from Tenacibaculum singaporense encodes these proteins:
- the metF gene encoding methylenetetrahydrofolate reductase [NAD(P)H], whose product MKVIEHLEKANGASLFSFEILPPLKGDTIESIFKNIDPLMEFNPPFIDVTYHREEYVYKELGDGLLKKQVVKKRPGTVGICAAIQNKYQVDAIPHILCGGFTKEDTENFLIDLDFLGIDNVVALRGDAVKSETYFKPEKDGHAYASELVTQIENLNKGRYLDDDLQNSSKTDFCIGVAGYPEKHMEAPSLDSDIHFLKKKIKNGANYVITQMFFDNQKYFEFVEKCREEGITVPIIPGLKPISTKKQLNLIPHRFKVDLPDALVKEVVNCKSNAEVRQVGVEWCIAQSKELQQKGVPILHYYSMGRSTNIQKIAEAVF is encoded by the coding sequence ATGAAGGTAATAGAACATTTAGAAAAAGCTAACGGAGCATCGTTGTTTTCGTTTGAAATACTTCCGCCATTAAAGGGAGATACAATAGAGTCAATATTCAAAAATATTGATCCGTTAATGGAGTTTAATCCTCCGTTTATAGACGTAACCTATCATCGTGAGGAATACGTATATAAAGAGTTAGGAGACGGACTGTTAAAAAAGCAAGTAGTAAAAAAACGTCCAGGTACTGTTGGTATTTGTGCGGCGATTCAAAATAAATATCAAGTAGATGCTATTCCGCATATTTTATGTGGAGGGTTTACTAAAGAAGACACTGAAAACTTCTTAATTGACCTCGATTTTTTAGGAATTGATAACGTTGTTGCATTGCGTGGTGATGCAGTAAAAAGCGAAACTTATTTTAAACCTGAAAAAGATGGACATGCATACGCAAGCGAACTAGTTACACAAATAGAGAACTTAAATAAGGGTAGGTATTTAGATGATGATTTGCAAAACTCGTCAAAAACCGATTTCTGTATTGGAGTAGCTGGATATCCTGAAAAACATATGGAAGCACCAAGTTTAGATTCTGATATTCACTTTTTAAAGAAGAAAATTAAAAACGGAGCTAACTATGTGATAACACAAATGTTTTTCGACAATCAAAAGTATTTTGAGTTTGTAGAAAAATGTAGAGAAGAGGGAATTACGGTTCCTATTATTCCGGGGTTAAAACCAATCTCAACCAAAAAACAATTGAATTTAATTCCGCATCGTTTTAAAGTTGACTTACCAGATGCTTTGGTAAAAGAGGTTGTGAATTGTAAGAGTAACGCAGAGGTACGACAAGTAGGAGTGGAGTGGTGCATTGCTCAAAGTAAGGAGTTACAACAGAAAGGAGTGCCTATTTTACATTATTACTCAATGGGAAGATCAACTAATATTCAAAAAATTGCGGAGGCTGTTTTCTAA